The nucleotide sequence GGGGAAGACGCAGATGAGGAGGATAGAGAAACTGGCCAGCCGGTAGGTGACCTTTTCCGAGCACCGGAGAGGCCTTCTGAAGAAGGCCTTTGAGCTCTCCGTGCTAGATTAAAAAGGGGTGTTGTGTCCTGGGAACCCTAAAGATGCTCCCGCTATGGGTTTAGGAAATGCATGATAAATATACCCAATTATTTACCCGGTCTTCCAACTTCCAATCCCGAAGCCATGGCTTCCTCCTCCAAAGCCCTAGGCGAGCTCCTCCGCTTGCCGAAGCGTCTCCGCCCGATCTCCCTCTCCCCGCAATCCATGACCCTCAAATCCCCCATCTCCACCCTCCATGCCCCTCCTCTCGCCGCCGGTGAACACCCCTCCGCACTCACGTCGGAGCAGGTGAAGAGGGCGAAGAGGGTCGACGCCGGCCGATCCCTTTCCCGATGGAAGCGGAACCTCAGTATCTGTTCCGAAAGGATCGCGACAAGGAAAGGTACTCATTCCGATCCCTATGTGAAGCTGGGAGAGCTCTTGGTCGAGGAGACATGGCTGGAGGCTCTCCCCGGCCAGCTTCAGAAACCCTACGCGCAGAACCTGTGTAGGTTTGTGGAGATGGAGATGCGCGGCAGCGTCCCTATCTACGCTCCGCCCCACCTAAGAGCTTATGCTGCTTGTTCGGTTTGGCGGTGTTCAGGATGATTGCTTATGCTGCTTGTTTAGAAGGGTCTGATCCAGTTCGGCTCTTTGACAAGAGAGTGAACGCGAAAAGAGGTATAACTTGCACAGTAGTTTACATCGTTGAAATTGAACAAAGATTGATTTATTTGTTGGGGTTGCTTATCGCTGGCTATTAATTGCTTTATAGATtgattatgtatatatatttttttggttTTGCACACTCAGAGCCTGGTTATGTTTTCGACAAGGTCGTCCTGCTGCAATACAATCACATGAGCTTTGGCGGGGCTCCTGTTGAGGTAGAGACAGAAGAAGAGGCAGAAGAGTTGATGCTACAAAATGATAAGGATTCTGCAAACGGTAATCAGCTCAATAGGTTTTAGAATATATAAACATTTTTGGTTGGCGTCTGTTTAAGCTAATAAAACTATTTGGTTGTTGCATACTTGCATTGATGCTTGAATTGTAGGCCGTGGTCATCATTTTCATAGTTATTTCAGTAGGTTGATCATTGTGAAAACACTATGGCTTGTGATCTACGCCTTCGGTAAGTTGAAGATAAAATGTAAATGTGAGTTTGTTACCAGAGATGAGAGATTTTTTGTGTCTCCAACTCCACCTGATGACTATGACATTCACATGGTGCTGATATGTGGATGATAGAAATTCTTCTCAATAGTGGGTTACTGTAAGAAAATTATCAGTTATTTTCATTTGTTGACATCATGCTGCCAGGAAATTGTTCATGTTCCCTAGCCAAAACTTGAATGTAATTTATATACTCAAACTTCGGGACTACTGATCTGCCTTGTGAAGCTTTTGGTTCTACCTTATATATGGTACCAAGGTTAATCTCTTCTAATCAATATTGCTAGAAAAAAATAGCCATTTCTTCTCTTTCCTGAAATGCACtattttttacttttaagaatAGAACTGACATGGAAAAGTGTGTTTCTGCGTCTATTATAACATGGGTTGAGATAGAAGCATACTGAAACTTCTGTAAGGGTGCAAGCATGTGTAATCACTACACACAGAGTTGGGAGAAATAATGATTATGTTGTTCCACATCATTTATTGTCCATCTTTTTGACTGTTTATTGTGCAGTTATGTAAGTTAATGCCTGTTAAGGTCTTAGGTGAAAGTTATCAAAGTTCATGCTATCTTTTCCAGCTCTTCATTTGACTTCCTTTGATGAAGTCAAGGCAGTCATTATTGGACAGGTAGACTCCTTGACCTGAATCATTTTGTTATGCCTCATTGTATGTCCTGTTCTTTGAGTTTCTTGTTTCTTACGCATGCTACAACTTTGACATTTTGTGCCTCCTGATTCCCATTTATTAACTAGATGAATATCAAGTTTATTCATACTGTCATAGTGTATTGATCTAGTAGCAGTGGCTTGTAGAATGATGTTGGTCATTTTATCTGAGGCCTCCATTATTTGGTTCCATGTAGAAAATCGAAAAgaacatgatttaaattttggtttctaTGTCTTGCTTTGGTTTGATGAGTTTGATAGTTTAATTATATTtggttcttgttttttttttgaaaatttaaccaaaaatgccaaaatataatttgtaatatattttcaAGTAAATCCTCAAAGCCTTGTCCAACCATAATAATCTTGTCAAATTTTATGATGCATGTGAGGATGCACTTAACGTCTACGTAGTCATGGAGTATGTCTTAATTAACTCTAGTTAACTTAACAATGAGTAACAACGTTTCTACATATGATATTTGTTCCATGTCACAAGATAGAGTTGATATATCCAAAACTTTTTGCATGTAGTATCCTACTAATATGCCTCTTTGCTTTCCACTTTGTATCCTGCACTAAGGAAAAATGATAATACTTTTCCatacaaattttaaaatgaacACTTCTAAGATGATGGgcagcaatttttttttaaaaaaattatgtagtACTTCTGTTAATTTGGAACTCAACAATATGTTTTTCTCTTTTCCAGATTATGTGAAGGTGGAGAATTATTAGAAAGAATTTTATCCAGGTAAAAAAGTGATTTTATTGGCCATAATTTATATCtatttgattatttgaatttgaaaattaataactTTTGATTGCTTTTTTTCCCTTGTGTTCTCAAGAGGTGGAAGGTACTCAGAGGAGGATGCAAAAGCTATAGTTATTCAAATACTGAGTGTAATCGCCTTTTGTCATCTTCAAGGTGTTGTGCATCGTGATTTAAAGCCAGAGGTTTGTATCATAGAGAACTTTGATTCAATTTATGCAGACATGATATTACTTTAGATCTCTTATTTTACAGGAGCAACTTAGGGTATTCTATTGTTCATTTCTTTTTCAACATATATTTTTCAGCGCTGTTAatatttcttccttgtatttaacAACAGAATTTTCTTTTCACCACTAGAGATGAAAATGCTCAGATGAAGTTGATTGATTTTGGCCTTTCCGATTTTGTTAAACCAGGTGAGCATTGTTTAGTGGCATGGTCTAGTTGATTGCTTTTTTGGTGATGTTAAACATGAAAAACGTTATCCTATTTTGTTATGGATTCCTTTTGTTGTTTTCTCTAGTaccatttgttgtgagtttccttTGCCACTGAAGTATTTGAATTTGGGATCGTTTCCAGGGTTTTTCTGAAGTAAAATTGCTGCTTAGGATCTCAGCGTCCTATCATAATCGATGTTTTTGAGTTTTGTGACCTTGTGCCCTATGATTACAGTAATTGACTAGTTTGCATCAAGAAAATTCCCTGCTCTTGATAAGAAAGAAGACCATTAAATAGCTTCCTGATTGTGAATACTTCATTACTTGTAAATTAACCAGATATACACTTTTCAGTTGATCTGTTACAGTAAAAGTCAGTAATAGAAACTACTTAAC is from Zingiber officinale cultivar Zhangliang chromosome 7B, Zo_v1.1, whole genome shotgun sequence and encodes:
- the LOC122005723 gene encoding CDPK-related protein kinase-like isoform X1 — protein: MKSRQSLLDRLCEGGELLERILSRGGRYSEEDAKAIVIQILSVIAFCHLQGVVHRDLKPENFLFTTRDENAQMKLIDFGLSDFVKPVYKSQVLQS
- the LOC122005723 gene encoding CDPK-related protein kinase-like isoform X2, whose product is MELCEGGELLERILSRGGRYSEEDAKAIVIQILSVIAFCHLQGVVHRDLKPENFLFTTRDENAQMKLIDFGLSDFVKPVYKSQVLQS